Below is a genomic region from Bacillus thermozeamaize.
CGTTCGTACAGGTGGGTGCTGTGATCCAGGGAGAGAAGCCGGATGCCGCTGTTGTTCACGACGAGAAATGCGACGGGTTGAATGGAAATGCCGCCGCCGCTTCCTCCGCCGAAAGGAACGTGCGACTCATCCGCATTCTCAAATTCACTTCCCCCTGCGGCAAAACCAAAGCCTACTTTGGAAACCGGCAAAATCACGCTGCCGTCAGGTGATTCCACCGGATCGCCCACAATCGTGTTGACGTCGATCATTTCCTTGATGTTTTCCAAAGCCGTTTTCATCAACCCTTGAATCGGGTGTTCCATAAAAACACCGCCTTTCGTTTAATGCAAGTCCATCTGACGCCTGGCAAACGCTTTTTGCTGTCGCCACCGCCGCTTCCAGAACCAGTAAATCAAGAATCGCATTCCTGCGAGGATAGCATATCCTAAACGAAACGAGGTTATGCACTCGAAACGGCAGCTTAACAGGCGTTGATGGAAAACGGGCCGAATCACGACTTTTGGCTTGGCGGCCATCTTCCAGGCACGTGACATGTAAAACAGGAACTGTTCTTGCAACGCCCACAGGAATCCGGTCAGCCATCCCGTGGTGTTTGCCTGTCCAGTTCCGAATAAGGTGGAGGTTTTCCATTGCGAACAGGAAACGTGGCGAAGAAACCACCGGATGATCCGCCATACTTCTCGGGCATCTTGCCACGTGACGCCGCTGCCCATCAAGGGTTGCGCAACGGGCGTCAAAGCCTGCCGTTCTCCCGCCGGTTCTGCAGACAAAGGCCGGTTTTGCGGGGAACGAGGAAACCGCATCCGCCATCTGACGAGGCGAAAAAGAGAGAAAATGTCAATCGCCAACTCTGGACGGCCGTTCTCGATCATGACGTTGAATTGAACGGTTACTTTGAGCATCATCAGCAGACACAGCAGTAGGATGATGCCGGCCGCCACTGCCAAGAACACGCAAACCACTCCTCAAGACCCGTCCAGTTTATTGGACACATGTTCTTTTTCAGTATGCGCGCCAGGTGGAAAAAAATACAAAAAAAGCCCTCATCAAAAGGGCTTTTTACGTCTTTTGCTGCAGTTCTTCCAGCGGCGGAAGATCTTCAAGCCGGTTTAGGCCAAATTGTTCCAGAAACCGCTTGGTTGTGCCGTAAAGGATGGGCCGGCCAATGGCGTCACGCCTTCCCACCTCCTGGATCAATCCGCGGCTCGTCAGGGTTTGAAGCGGTTTCTCTGATTTCACGCCGCGAATCTCTTCGATATCTGCTCGCGTAATCGGTTGCCTGTAGGCGATAATGGCCAGCGTTTCCAATGCGGCCTGGGACAGGGTGGAAGATTGGGAAGGTTGATGGAATTTCTCCAAGTAAGGAGCAAGTTCCGGTTTGGTCGTCATCAGATACATGTCGGCGACGCGGATAATTTGCATCCCGCGGGATTCATCGCCGTATCTCTCCTGCAGTTCACGCAGGGCGGAGAAAACCTGTTTTTCATCCAGCTGCAACACTTCCGCCAGCTGCTTGACCGACACCCCATCGTGACCGGCAGCAAAAACGAGCCCCTCAATGGCTTTCAACAGCTCGTTTTTTTCCACTCGTTCTCACCTCTTAAGCTCGGATGAATTCAATGGCATCCTTCCTGTCGTCATGAGAGGTCCGCCTGACGATGTGAATGTCTGCAAACAGGGCTTCCTGACGAAGATAGATCCGTTTCATCTTCAGTAACTCAAGCAATGCCAGGAACGTAACCACCAGTTCCTGGCGCTGGCGGGTGGAGATCAGTTGCCAAAAGGTCAGCTTTTCCACTTCTTGGAGCCATTCGGCAATACGCTGCAGCTTCTCCTCCAGTGAAACCACTCGCCTCCTGAGAAAGGCGGCATGGCGTGGGGGTTCCTCGCTTTCCCGCTGCAGGACTTGGAGGTAGAGGTTGAGCAATTCCTGAACCGAATGTTCCGCCTCCTGCGCCTGGCCGTGCAAGCGTTCCCGCTCGGGCCCTTGCAGGACAGGATCTGGAGGCCGGGTAAACAGAAGATTTCTTTGGTATTCCCGCTGTTTCAGCGCTTCCGCCGCCGCCTTGAACTGCCGGTATAGGATCAACCGATGGATGAGTATCTGCTGCAGGTCCTCCCCATTGTCCGGCTGATTTTCCGAAGGCCCCGCCGTCGGCGCCGACGGCAACAATTTCCGGCTCTTGATCGCCAAAAGATGGGCCGCCATGACGAGAAATTCACTCGCGACTTCGATCTCCAGCTCCTTCATCATTTCCAGAGCCTTCATGTACTGCGAGGCGATTTCTGTCAATGAGATCTCATAGATATCCACCTTGGCCTCTTCGATCAGATGCAGCAACAAATCCAATGGGCCCTCAAAAACAGCCAATTTGACATGGATACTCATCGCGTTCACATCCTCGGGAACCTACGGCGCGACGCTGTATAACATGCGAGCCGGAATGCGATCCAGCCGTATCAGATCCTCCAGGCTTTCGCGTTCCACCACCAGATCGGCCTTTCCGTCCTTGACGAAAACGACGGCCGGCCGGCCGATACGGTTATAGTTGCTGGCCATCGAATAATTGTAGGCGCCCGTGCAGAAAACGGCCAGGATATCGCCCACTTCCACCTCAGGCAAAGCGATGTCCCAGATCAGCATATCCCCGCTTTCGCAACATTTGCCGGCAACCGAAACCACTTCCCGGGCGGCCTGGGCAGCCTTGTTGGCCAACACCGCCTCGTAGCGCGCCTGGTAAAGGGCAGGACGCGGGTTGTCCGTCATGCCGCCATCCACCGCGATGTATTTGCGCACCCCGGGAATATGTTTAATGGTGCCCACCGTGTACAATGTGGTCCCCGCTTCACCGACGATGCTGCGGCCCGGCTCCACCCAGATTTCGGGATACGCAAGCGAAAACTGGTCAAAAGTGGTCTTGATGGCCTGCGTAATCGACTCCACGTAAGCAGGAATCGGAAGCGGCTGATCCTCAGATGTATAGCGGATGCCAAAACCGCCACCCACATTGAAAACCCGCGCCTCGTATTGAAATTGCTCCTTGATTTCTTTCATAAACTGGCCCATGCGTTGAATCGCCGCGGCAAAGCCGGCGACGTCAAAAATCTGCGACCCGATATGGCAATGAAACCCAATCAGGTTCAACGCCGGC
It encodes:
- a CDS encoding sporulation protein YtfJ → MEHPIQGLMKTALENIKEMIDVNTIVGDPVESPDGSVILPVSKVGFGFAAGGSEFENADESHVPFGGGSGGGISIQPVAFLVVNNSGIRLLSLDHSTHLYERALDLAPHVLEKIQTMFQKNERQGNQDTRFPV
- a CDS encoding SMC-Scp complex subunit ScpB codes for the protein MEKNELLKAIEGLVFAAGHDGVSVKQLAEVLQLDEKQVFSALRELQERYGDESRGMQIIRVADMYLMTTKPELAPYLEKFHQPSQSSTLSQAALETLAIIAYRQPITRADIEEIRGVKSEKPLQTLTSRGLIQEVGRRDAIGRPILYGTTKRFLEQFGLNRLEDLPPLEELQQKT
- a CDS encoding diaminopimelate decarboxylase; protein product: MFQDREEKALYLHGTSRINEQGHLEIGGIDAVDLVKQFGSPLYVMDEAYIRNQCRLYVESFRASGLPFQVAYASKAFSTMAMCRLVQEEGLSLDVVSAGELYTALKAGFPPEKIHFHGNNKTPDEIELALDADIGSFVIDNFTEITLLDGIAQQKGKKVNVLIRVTPGIEAHTHEYIQTGQADSKFGFDLASGQAAEAVRIVLDKPALNLIGFHCHIGSQIFDVAGFAAAIQRMGQFMKEIKEQFQYEARVFNVGGGFGIRYTSEDQPLPIPAYVESITQAIKTTFDQFSLAYPEIWVEPGRSIVGEAGTTLYTVGTIKHIPGVRKYIAVDGGMTDNPRPALYQARYEAVLANKAAQAAREVVSVAGKCCESGDMLIWDIALPEVEVGDILAVFCTGAYNYSMASNYNRIGRPAVVFVKDGKADLVVERESLEDLIRLDRIPARMLYSVAP